Proteins encoded within one genomic window of Orcinus orca chromosome 21, mOrcOrc1.1, whole genome shotgun sequence:
- the HTRA4 gene encoding LOW QUALITY PROTEIN: serine protease HTRA4 (The sequence of the model RefSeq protein was modified relative to this genomic sequence to represent the inferred CDS: inserted 4 bases in 3 codons; substituted 3 bases at 3 genomic stop codons), translating into MTRPLLRPAGLGPFVLTWLPLPASPGKGVQARRARPAPPCQPXAPPARRGTAPGLDRCGGCRVCAAAEGEACGGALGRPCAXPRPGSSAAGDGRTYPSLCALRAENSAVRLRGALPAVAVRKRGTVEPQHLFAGTRSAGWLTSKYNFIAAVVETVAPSVVHLQLFRGSPLSSEDIPASSGSGFIASEDGLIVTSAHVLTNQQRIQVELQSGVQYEATVKDIDHKLDLALIKTEPNTELPVLLLGKSSDLXAGEFVVALGSLFSLQNTGTAGTVSATRREGKELGLKDSGMDYIQTDAIINHGNSGGPLVNLDGDVIGINTLKVTTGISFAIPLDCIRQKGKAVSQKKXLVLRMLPLTLNLLQEMKRPDPHFHDVTSGVFVYEVIRGTAAESSGLRDHDVIAXTDNLSXTTTDVIEAVKANDSLSILVRWRSQTLILTDTPEIIN; encoded by the exons ATGACGAGACCCCTGCTGCGGCCCGCCGGGCTCGGACCGTTCGTCCTGACGTGGCTGCCGCTGCCCGCGTCTCCGGGGAAAGGAGTCCAGGCCAGGAGGGCCAGGCCCGCGCCGCCGTGCCAGC CTGCGCCCCCTGCTCGGCGGGGGACGGCCCCGGGGCTCGACCGCTGCGGGGGCTGCCGCGTCTGCGCCGCGGCCGAGGGCGAGGCCTGCGGCGGGGCGCTCGGCCGGCCGTGCG GCCCGCGCCCCGGCTCCTCGGCGGCGGGGGACGGCCGCACCTACCCCAGCCTGTGCGCGCTCCGCGCCGAGAACAGCGCCGTGCGCCTCCGTGGCGCGCTCCCGGCAGTGGCGGTGCGGAAGCGGGGGACTGTGGAGCCCCAG CATCTCTTTGCGGGGACCAGAAGCGCAGGCTGGCTCACGAGCAAGTACAACTTCATCGCCGCCGTGGTGGAGACGGTGGCCCCGTCCGTGGTCCACTTACAGCTGTTCCGCGG GTCGCCTCTCAGCAGTGAGGATATTCCTGCATCCAGTGGCTCTGGGTTCATAGCATCTGAGGATGGGCTTATTGTTACCAGTGCCCACGTCCTCACGAACCAGCAGCGGATCCAGGTGGAGCTCCAGAGCGGGGTCCAGTATGAAGCCACTGTCAAGGACATTGACCATAAATTGGATCTTGCCCTGATTAAAACTGAGCCAAAT ACTGAACTTCCTGTATTGCTGCTGGGAAAGTCATCTGACCTGTGAGCTGGCGAGTTTGTGGTGGCCTTGGGTAGCCTGTTTTCACTGCAGAACACAGGGACGGCAGGCACTGTCAGCGCCACACGGCGAGAGGGCAAAGAGCTGGGGCTGAAGGATTCAGGCATGGACTATATCCAGACGGATGCCATAATTAAT CATGGGAATTCTGGGGGGCCTCTGGTGAATTTG GATGGTGATGTGATTGGCATAAACACACTGAAGGTGACCACAGGAATCTCCTTTGCAATTCCCTTGGATTGCATTCGACAGAAAG GAAAGGCTGTTTCACAGAAGAAATAGTTGGTTCTGCGCATGCTGCCCCTCACTCTGAA CCTGCTTCAGGAAATGAAAAGGCCAGATCCACATTTCCATGATGTGACCTCTGGAGTTTTTGTATATGAGGTGATTCGAGGAACAGCTGCTGAAAG ctctgggTTGAGAGACCATGATGTAATAGCATAAACGGACAACCTGTC CACGACAACCGACGTGATTGAAGCTGTTAAGGCCAATGATTCCCTTTCTATCCTGGTTCGTTGGAGAAGTCAAACGTTGATCCTGACAGACACACCTGAAATAATCAATTAA
- the TM2D2 gene encoding TM2 domain-containing protein 2, with protein MVLGGCPVSYLLLCGQAALLMGNLLLLHCVSRSHSHNTTAEPEPTSAGAAHPESSTGSASWEYGDPHSPVILCSYLPDEFIECEDPVDHVGNATASQELGYGCLKFGGQAYSDVEHTSVQCRALDGIECASPRTFLRENKPCIKYTGHYFITTLLYSFFLGCFGVDRFCLGHTGTAVGKLLTLGGLGIWWFVDLILLITGGLMPSDGSNWCTVY; from the exons ATGGTGCTGGGTGGTTGCCCGGTGAGTTACTTACTCCTCTGCGGCCAGGCGGCTTTGCTGATGGGGAATCTCCTGCTGCTGCATTGTGTCTCTCGGAGCCACTCGCACAACACTACCGCCGAGCCCGAGCCCACATCCGCTGGCGCCGCCCACCCGGAGAGCTCCACCGGCTCCGCGAGCTGGGAATATGGCGACCCCCACTCTCCAGTCATCCTTTGCTCTTACCT ACCCGATGAATTTATAGAATGTGAAGACCCAGTGGATCATGTTGGAAATGCAACGGCATCCCAGGAACTTGGTTATGGTTGTCTCaag TTCGGTGGTCAGGCCTACAGTGATGTGGAACACACCTCCGTACAGTGCCGCGCCCTGGACGGAATCGAATGTGCCAGTCCTAGGACCTTCCTACGAGAGAATAAACCTTGTATAAA GTATACCGGACACTACTTCATAACCACTTTGCTCTACTCCTTCTTCCTGGGATGTTTTGGAGTAGATCGTTTCTGTCTGGGACACACTGGCACAGCAGTAGGGAAGCTCTTGACACTTGGAGGACTTGGGATTTGGTGGTTTGTTGACCTTATTTTGCTTATTACTGGAGGGCTGATGCCAAGTGACGGCAGCAATTGGTGCACTGTTTACTAA